One window from the genome of Oryza glaberrima chromosome 3, OglaRS2, whole genome shotgun sequence encodes:
- the LOC127767513 gene encoding E3 ubiquitin-protein ligase RHF2A-like isoform X2, translating to MIHRLSLFQQYQSPSGGAGVVRLLSCPAGRFPSFVCQRSSQCPMCWQPISMKDPMSQELLEAVEQERNIRANRLNTAAVFHHPVLGDFEVPVGADDAELEERIIQHLAAAAAMRRSHRHGRRDGHRSRSGSHSRPQIVVFSRNEAIPGGSLHASSGQDEDHEQSSGLGSAHPFAALAAIDQGHMSGGSQLYVGHSDQGASNPSLHDERAMSRTSENQSAHVNQDTAGPSDLQSFSDTLRSRLQSASMKYKDSITKSTRGWKERWFSRSNTISGLGTEVRREVNAGIAAVSRMMERLETKDDTGPSAVPAASACSPSDANNQRTVSPNHAAVVNETSSTTCASGSGSQ from the exons ATGATCCACAGACTTTCATTATTTCAGCAATACCAGTCTCCATCAGGTGGGGCAGGGGTTGTAAGGCTTCTGAGCTGCCCTGCTGGAAGATTTCCTTCATTTGT GTGCCAGAGAAGCTCTCAGTGTCCCATGTGTTGGCAGCCTATCAGCATGAAGGATCCTATGAG CCAAGAACTACTTGAGGCTGTTGAGCAAGAGAGGAACATTCGAGCTAACCGTTTGAACACTGCCGCTGTTTTTCACCATCCAGTATTGGGTGATTTTGAG GTCCCTGTAGGAGCTGATGATGCTGAACTTGAGGAGCGCATTATACAGCacttggctgctgctgctgcaatgcGTAGGTCACACAGACATGGTAGAAGAGATGGacatcgtagccgatctggatcTCATAGCCGCCCACAAATTGTGGTGTTTTCAAGGAATGAGGCTATTCCTGGTGGCTCCCTGCATGCAAGTTCAGGCCAAGATGAAGACCATGAACAATCTTCTGGCTTAGGTTCTGCTCATCCTTTTGCTGCTCTTGCTGCGATAGACCAAGGACATATGAGTGGTGGTTCGCAGCTATACGTGGGTCATTCTGACCAGGGTGCTTCAAATCCATCTCTGCATGATGAGAGAGCAATGAGCAG GACATCTGAAAATCAATCTGCACATGTCAATCAAGATACAGCAGGACCATCTGATTTGCAGTCATTCTCTGACACGCTGAGATCTCGCCTACAGTCAGCTTCGATGAA GTATAAAGATTCTATAACAAAGAGTACGCGTGGATGGAAGGAAAGATGGTTTTCTCGGAGTAACACTATATCAGGTCTTGGCACTGAAGTAAGGAGGGAGGTCAACGCTGGGATTGCTGCAGTATCTCGCATGATGGAACGGCTAGAAACAAAGGACGATACTGGACCATCTGCTGTTCCTGCAGCTAGTGCTTGCTCACCTTCAGACGCGAATAATCAAAGGACGGTATCCCCCAACCATGCTGCTGTTGTAAATGAAACTTCTTCCACGACTTGTGCGTCAGGATCTGGCTCTCAATGA
- the LOC127767513 gene encoding E3 ubiquitin-protein ligase RHF2A-like isoform X1: MDEKVKMESKLSSAAAFVEGGVQDACDDACSICLEAFWDNDPSTVTSCKHEYHLQCILEWCQRSSQCPMCWQPISMKDPMSQELLEAVEQERNIRANRLNTAAVFHHPVLGDFEVPVGADDAELEERIIQHLAAAAAMRRSHRHGRRDGHRSRSGSHSRPQIVVFSRNEAIPGGSLHASSGQDEDHEQSSGLGSAHPFAALAAIDQGHMSGGSQLYVGHSDQGASNPSLHDERAMSRTSENQSAHVNQDTAGPSDLQSFSDTLRSRLQSASMKYKDSITKSTRGWKERWFSRSNTISGLGTEVRREVNAGIAAVSRMMERLETKDDTGPSAVPAASACSPSDANNQRTVSPNHAAVVNETSSTTCASGSGSQ; this comes from the exons ATGGATGAGAAGGTGAAGATGGAGAGCAAGCTGTCATCCGCGGCGGCGTTCGTGGAGGGAGGTGTGCAGGACGCCTGCGACGACGCCTGCAGCATCTGCCTCGAGGCCTTCTGGGACAACGACCCCTCCACG GTGACGAGTTGCAAGCATGAGTACCATCTGCAGTGCATTCTTGAATG GTGCCAGAGAAGCTCTCAGTGTCCCATGTGTTGGCAGCCTATCAGCATGAAGGATCCTATGAG CCAAGAACTACTTGAGGCTGTTGAGCAAGAGAGGAACATTCGAGCTAACCGTTTGAACACTGCCGCTGTTTTTCACCATCCAGTATTGGGTGATTTTGAG GTCCCTGTAGGAGCTGATGATGCTGAACTTGAGGAGCGCATTATACAGCacttggctgctgctgctgcaatgcGTAGGTCACACAGACATGGTAGAAGAGATGGacatcgtagccgatctggatcTCATAGCCGCCCACAAATTGTGGTGTTTTCAAGGAATGAGGCTATTCCTGGTGGCTCCCTGCATGCAAGTTCAGGCCAAGATGAAGACCATGAACAATCTTCTGGCTTAGGTTCTGCTCATCCTTTTGCTGCTCTTGCTGCGATAGACCAAGGACATATGAGTGGTGGTTCGCAGCTATACGTGGGTCATTCTGACCAGGGTGCTTCAAATCCATCTCTGCATGATGAGAGAGCAATGAGCAG GACATCTGAAAATCAATCTGCACATGTCAATCAAGATACAGCAGGACCATCTGATTTGCAGTCATTCTCTGACACGCTGAGATCTCGCCTACAGTCAGCTTCGATGAA GTATAAAGATTCTATAACAAAGAGTACGCGTGGATGGAAGGAAAGATGGTTTTCTCGGAGTAACACTATATCAGGTCTTGGCACTGAAGTAAGGAGGGAGGTCAACGCTGGGATTGCTGCAGTATCTCGCATGATGGAACGGCTAGAAACAAAGGACGATACTGGACCATCTGCTGTTCCTGCAGCTAGTGCTTGCTCACCTTCAGACGCGAATAATCAAAGGACGGTATCCCCCAACCATGCTGCTGTTGTAAATGAAACTTCTTCCACGACTTGTGCGTCAGGATCTGGCTCTCAATGA